One Panicum virgatum strain AP13 chromosome 3N, P.virgatum_v5, whole genome shotgun sequence DNA segment encodes these proteins:
- the LOC120667832 gene encoding glutathione S-transferase T3-like — MAYSHGDVGSGPASPISPVQHNNMNADISNQEVWSDTSEGEEKKSGRMHWSEEEDLKLVSAWLHHSVDPVKGNSQKGESFWKNIVAEFNSNVRPERRRIVAQCKTHYTKTNKLVVHFNGFWIRMHHAYRSGESDDQIMAKAHAVYKRETQGRAFTLDYWWKAVKDQPKWAKRSENQEMAANKRLKQTESGAYTSSSNQESEDGEPVERSRPEG, encoded by the coding sequence ATGGCTTATAGCCATGGTGATGTTGGGTCAGGTCCGGCATCACCGATATCTCCTGTACAACATAATAATATGAATGCAGATATCAGCAATCAAGAAGTCTGGAGTGATACTAGTGAAGGTGAAGAAAAGAAGTCTGGTCGTATGCATTGGAGTGAGGAAGAGGATCTCAAACTGGTTAGTGCTTGGTTGCATCATTCTGTGGATCCAGTGAAGGGGAATTCACAAAAGGGTGAAAGCTTTTGGAAGAATATTGTGGCAGAATTCAATAGCAATGTCAGACCTGAAAGAAGAAGAATAGTTGCACAATGCAAAACCCACTACACCAAGACAAATAAGCTCGTGGTCCATTTCAATGGATTCTGGATTAGAATGCATCATGCATATCGCAGTGGAGAATCTGACGACCAGATTATGGCAAAAGCCCATGCAGTTTACAAAAGAGAAACACAGGGGAGAGCATTCACTCTAGACTATTGGTGGAAAGCAGTGAAGGACCAACCAAAATGGGCAAAGAGAAGTGAGAACCAAGAAATGGCTGCAAACAAGAGATTGAAGCAAACTGAATCAGGGGCTTACACATCTTCTTCAAACCAGGAAAGTGAGGATGGAGAGCCTGTAGAGCGATCTCGACCAGAAGGATAG